In one Streptomyces sp. NBC_01288 genomic region, the following are encoded:
- a CDS encoding ATP-binding protein codes for MTYAIDHHPSEGSPRLGAMSLHPTPESVPRARRWFRKFIAPYNPACSVEDCVLMISELVTNAIRYGRADEPWVVRVEWFRDGASLRVEVHNPGFPANVRLRHPDANDAHGRGLLLVDSIAESWHSGPSRFGGTVVSFVVANAWPA; via the coding sequence ATGACCTACGCGATCGACCACCATCCCTCTGAAGGCTCACCACGACTCGGCGCGATGAGCCTGCATCCGACTCCGGAGTCCGTCCCCCGGGCCCGACGTTGGTTCCGGAAGTTCATCGCCCCGTACAACCCGGCCTGCTCGGTCGAGGACTGCGTGCTGATGATCTCGGAACTCGTGACCAACGCCATCCGCTACGGGCGGGCTGACGAACCGTGGGTCGTGCGGGTGGAGTGGTTCCGGGACGGGGCCTCGCTCCGGGTCGAGGTCCACAACCCCGGATTCCCGGCGAACGTGCGGTTGCGGCATCCGGACGCGAACGATGCGCATGGGCGCGGGCTGCTGCTGGTCGACTCCATCGCCGAGTCATGGCACTCCGGGCCCAGTCGCTTCGGCGGCACGGTTGTCTCCTTCGTAGTGGCCAATGCCTGGCCGGCCTGA